From the genome of Longispora fulva:
CAGAGCAACGGCTAGGACAGGGCTGACGTGCTCGTCGGCAGGGCATACGCCACTGCCATGAGGCGCTCCAGCTCGCGGGTGATTGCTTTGCGGAGGCCGTCGTGGTCGCTGCACAGCTGCCACTCCGGGTGCGTCCACCGGTCCCGCGTGTAGCGCCGGACCGGGCCCGAGCGCATCTCCGGCGGCTCCCACGCGTAGCGCGGGAAGACGTGCGCGTGCAGGTAGTGGTCGGTGTTGCCAAGGATCTCGTAGTTGATCCGGCGGAAGTGCGGGTCGTCGCCGTTGCACGCGTTGAACACGGCCTCGCCGAGCAGCGCCATGTCCGTGAGGAACTGGGTACGCTCCTCCAACGGCAGGTCCGACAGGTGCTCGGCGTCGTCGATGTCCGACAGCAGGACGCAATATCCTGGCAGGAACTGGGTGTCGCCTATGACGGCGTAGCCACTCCGCATCTTCGCCAACACGGTCGGATTCTCACCGCGTCGGGCCGCTCCGATGCGGTCCTCCCGCCAGTCGCCCATTGCTCCTCCAAATTGGTCGAACGGTCGGAGGTTACCCAGTTCCAGCGCCCGGCGCCATGGATGCATTTGTTTTGTCACCTTTTAAGCCATCCGAGGTACCAGTCGATGGTCTCGCGTAGTTCCGCCGCACCTGTCACGGAGCGCCGTTCGAGTGTGCGGGCGGCGGTGCGCATGCACTCGGGCGCCGCGAGCAGCACGATCTCGGGATCCACCCCGTACGCCTCGCACAGGCCCTCGATCCGGCGCAGTCGGTCCGGCTCGGCGCGGAACCCGAACTCGCTGAACGGGCGCAACGAGATGGGCGCGATGGCCCAGGTGAGCTGGCACAGGTCGATCAACGGGCTCCGGGCGCCGGACAGTTCCCAGTCGAGGTAGCCGGCGGGGCGGGGGGCCCGCGGGGCGCGGGCGTGGCGTTCGCGCAGCTGGCGGCCGAGTTGGCGCAGGCCCTGCTCGCCGCGGAGCACGGCTGGCCAGGGGCGGCGCGTGACGATATCGAGGAGGGGCGTGGCCTCCACGGATCCCCCTTGCGGTTGTGGCACCTATTTTGTCCGAAATAGACGTGATAATAGGTACCACAACCGCGAGAGTGGATATGTGCCGCCTAGAAGCGCTGCTTGTCCGGTGGCTCCAGGATGCCCAACCGCAGGGCCGTCATCAGCGCCTGCGCGCGGTTGGCGGCACCCAGCTTCTCGTACAACTTGGAGATGTGGGTCTTCGCCGTCGACTCCGACACGTAGAGCTGCTTGGCGATCCCGGCGACGCTCATCCCGTCGGCGAGCAGCTTGAGCACCTGCCCCTCCCGGGGCGAGAGCTGCGGCCCGGACGGGGCCAACCGGCGCTTCATGGCCTCGGCCAGGTCGGCGGCCGTGAACGCGTTCGGCGTGGACGCGGCGTGCCGGGCTGCGGCCACCACGTCGTCGGCCGGCGAGCTCTTCGGCACGAAGGCGCTCGCGCCGGCCTCCAGTGCACCGAAGAGCTGGTCGTCGCCCGCGTACATCGTGAGCACGACGATGCCCATGGTCGGGTTGTTCTTCCGCAACTCGCGGGTCGCGTCGAGACCGCTGCCGTCGGGCAGCCGCAGATCCATGATCACCACCTCGGGCGACAGTGCGGCGCACAGCCGCAACGCCTCCGCCGTGGTGCCGGCCTCGCCGACCACCTCGAACTGCGGGTCGCGGTCGAACGCGTGCCTGAGACCCTTGCGGATCAGGTCATGGTCGTCGACCAACAGCACCCGGGTCGGTTCGCTGGACGTCGGGTCACTCATCTTTGATGCCCACCCCCTCTGATGCCGATACGCTACCGTGCCGGACGGCCGTGCCTAACACCATCACCACCGTGGTGCCTCGTGGGTCACGGGGGGCGATGGTCAGGTCACCCCGGATCCGCTCGGCGCGCTCGGCCATGATGGCCAGCCCGTAACTGCCGTCAGCGGGGCCGTCCCCGATGCCGGCGCCGTCATCGGAGACCTCGATTCGAGCGTACGGGGGATCAACTTCGCAAGTTACCCAGAGGTTCTCCGCCCGGGCGTGCTTCCTCGCGTTGGTGATGGCTTCCTGGGCGATTCTGAGCAATTCCCCCTCAATCGCCGCCGGAAGTCGGGAAGTCGACTCATCCAGGGACAGATGCACCCGCAACCCGGCCGACGAGCCGATCGTCCGGGCATAGTCGGAGATCGCCGCCGCCAGGCCGCCGTGCCGCTCGACCTCGCTGCGCAGCTCGAACAGGCTCAGCCGC
Proteins encoded in this window:
- a CDS encoding HIT family protein codes for the protein MLAKMRSGYAVIGDTQFLPGYCVLLSDIDDAEHLSDLPLEERTQFLTDMALLGEAVFNACNGDDPHFRRINYEILGNTDHYLHAHVFPRYAWEPPEMRSGPVRRYTRDRWTHPEWQLCSDHDGLRKAITRELERLMAVAYALPTSTSALS
- a CDS encoding response regulator transcription factor — its product is MSDPTSSEPTRVLLVDDHDLIRKGLRHAFDRDPQFEVVGEAGTTAEALRLCAALSPEVVIMDLRLPDGSGLDATRELRKNNPTMGIVVLTMYAGDDQLFGALEAGASAFVPKSSPADDVVAAARHAASTPNAFTAADLAEAMKRRLAPSGPQLSPREGQVLKLLADGMSVAGIAKQLYVSESTAKTHISKLYEKLGAANRAQALMTALRLGILEPPDKQRF